One genomic region from Sciurus carolinensis chromosome 2, mSciCar1.2, whole genome shotgun sequence encodes:
- the LOC124976251 gene encoding putative uncharacterized protein FLJ40606, with translation MAAAKETRRAAAPSGKRRRGHRCPSSDSRTLPRLAARPWLPGALTCPERTEGDAATRSARPPVLPPPPRPPQRRCRHLVSRAGTPRCACAGTASEGPRHGRAAILSVAGSAGFSDLPCF, from the coding sequence ATGGCGGCGGCGAAAGAGACCAGGCGAGCGGCAGCCCCAAGCGGAAAGCGCCGGAGAGGCCACCGCTGCCCGTCTTCGGATTCCCGGACCCTGCCGCGGCTCGCGGCGAGGCCATGGCTTCCTGGGGCTCTTACCTGCCCGGAGCGGACTGAAGGAGATGCGGCTACACGTTCTGCTCGACCTCCCGTTTTGCCGCCTCCGCCTCGCCCTCCCCAGCGCCGCTGCCGCCATCTTGTGTCCCGGGCCGGGACTCCGCGCTGCGCATGCGCTGGTACCGCCTCTGAGGGACCTCGCCACGGCCGTGCCGCCATCTTGAGTGTGGCAGGGTCGGCTGGCTTCTCAGACCTTCCTTGTTTCTga